The following are encoded together in the Spirochaetales bacterium genome:
- a CDS encoding DUF4384 domain-containing protein → MKQSFFAVSIILLPLILLSFATKPSAALSFKWALVSLDRDGGVWTVDCTPPEVTMNPGDLIKIYIEPIERAFVSLYLLDTENSLHLLFPPEPAFFDDGYEQGKRYTVPEGTEWFSLDEPEGVEYFYLVASAQRLHDLERLTAAYVSLREKTGNDRGEKIQAAQEEILARIRSIGKESSPLAEKEETPVGISGSFRGIEEVAGDRGVLVQSNDIYVRTIRIRH, encoded by the coding sequence ATGAAACAGTCATTCTTCGCAGTATCCATCATCCTTCTCCCCCTCATCCTTCTTTCCTTTGCCACGAAACCATCGGCCGCACTCTCCTTCAAGTGGGCGCTCGTCTCACTCGACAGGGACGGAGGTGTATGGACGGTCGACTGTACCCCCCCGGAGGTTACCATGAATCCCGGAGACCTGATAAAAATCTACATCGAACCCATCGAACGCGCCTTCGTCTCCCTGTACCTTCTCGACACGGAAAACTCCCTCCACCTTCTCTTTCCCCCGGAGCCCGCTTTTTTCGATGACGGTTACGAACAGGGGAAACGCTACACGGTGCCGGAAGGGACTGAATGGTTCAGCCTGGACGAACCCGAAGGCGTCGAATATTTCTACCTTGTCGCCTCCGCGCAGCGCCTGCATGACCTCGAACGGCTTACCGCAGCCTATGTATCGCTGCGTGAGAAAACGGGAAATGACAGGGGCGAAAAAATACAGGCCGCGCAGGAAGAAATTCTCGCGCGTATCCGGTCGATCGGGAAAGAGTCGAGCCCCCTTGCGGAGAAAGAAGAAACGCCCGTTGGAATTTCCGGGAGTTTCCGGGGTATCGAAGAGGTTGCAGGGGACCGGGGGGTTCTGGTACAATCGAATGATATCTATGTCAGGACGATCCGGATCAGGCATTAA